The nucleotide sequence TAGACTGCGAAGATCCCGGGCGGCTTGGAATCGACCACATCGACGTAGAGCCGCTCGCCATCGAGTGCGCGCCAGGCGCCGTAGGCGTACATCCCCTCGTCGCGATCAAGGGGCACATCAAGCGCTGCCAAACGCAACAGCACAGCGGCGAGCACAGCGAACAAGGCGACTGCGGCCCACAGGCGCGATCGGCCGTCGAGTATCGAAGCCTTGAGCATGTCAGCCTTATACGACAGTTAACACGCGGAGAGCCAGTCCGACCTGTTGTTAAACCGTTTATCAGATACGCAAACGCAGCAGACTTGCGGTTCGACGAAGGTTGCTATGCCGCGAAGTTCGGCGTTGCTTTACGACCAGCGTTCTGCGCGTGTTTTGCCGCGGCTCATAGCCGGGCGCGGGGTGGATCGTGGAGCTGCGACCATGGTCCGCTCGCGTGCCATGCGGGCACCTCAAAGGTGCCGCCGGAACAGGTCAGTGCCTTAGCATTAAGGTGTGCCGTCGCGGCGAGGGTCGTTGAGTTAAGACCCTTTTGCTGCGCGAGCTTTGCGGGCACCTCCAAGGTGCCGTCGGAACAGGTCTACACTTTAGCTTGAAGGTGCCGCCGGAAGTCCAGCACGTCCACGGTGAACTCCGAGACCCGCAGGTCCAGATCCTTGTGGTAGCCCTCGGGATCTCCGCCGAGCTGGAACGGCGCGTCCTGCTCGAGTTCGAGGCGCACCTGCTTGACCAGGAAATAGTGCAGATCGGGGTGCTCGTAGACGCCGCGCCAGACCTTACGGATGTTGGCCAGCAGCTTGGGCACCGGCGGGTTGCCGATCAGCAGTTGGCAATAGCCGGGTATGCTCGTGGCAAACGGGAAGACATTGAGCTTGAATCCGTAATAGTTGGTTGTGCCAAAGCCCGCCATCAGCGCATCGCCCTGGAAGATCGTCTCGCCCTTGCCGACATTGAGTTCCTCGCGCCCCTTGGAGTGCGAGATGCGATAGATCGGCTCGTCGGACATATTGATCGCGCGAATTTTGAAGTGCATGTTGCTGGTCAATACCTTGGGGATCGACTTGGTGGCCAGCGCGATCAGGTAGCCCCAGAGGCTGTTGGCGACCTTCCACGTAAAGCCCTTGGAGAAGCGCCGCTTGAATTCGATGTAGTCGTTGAGCACCATCGCGTCCACGCCGAAGCCGCCGAAGTGGAACAGCCGATCCTCGGCCTCGAGCATGTTGAACGTGCCGAACCGCAGCTCGTGCTCGTGCTTCTGCCGCAGTTCCCAGATCGGATTGACCTTGGGCGGCACGTTGAGCAGCCCGGCCCAACCATTGCCGGTGCCCAGCTTGAGCAGACCGAAACGCGGCATGCTGTAGTCGCCGCCCTCCGCGTTGTACGCTTTGATCTTGAGGTGGACCTGCTCCATGATCCGCATCGCGGTGCCGTCGCCGCCGCCGCAGAGCACGAGCGGATAGCGCTTTTGGATGATCTCGTCCAGGCTCTGGTCGGACTGTTCGATGGTCTGGGTAACGTACAGATCCTCGACGTCCACATGTTGGGAGATCATCTGCAGGGTCGACTTGGAGACCTTGCGCGCACACATATTGACCGCAACGGCAAAGTTTTTAATCGTAATCCCCCGTTTAGCCCGAAATATCTTTCCAGTCTGTTTTTAACACCTGACACAATAGCCAAAAGCTGTCAACCGCCCTCGTGACCGGGCTTGAGCGCTAAGCCCATT is from Candidatus Alcyoniella australis and encodes:
- a CDS encoding diacylglycerol kinase family protein encodes the protein MCARKVSKSTLQMISQHVDVEDLYVTQTIEQSDQSLDEIIQKRYPLVLCGGGDGTAMRIMEQVHLKIKAYNAEGGDYSMPRFGLLKLGTGNGWAGLLNVPPKVNPIWELRQKHEHELRFGTFNMLEAEDRLFHFGGFGVDAMVLNDYIEFKRRFSKGFTWKVANSLWGYLIALATKSIPKVLTSNMHFKIRAINMSDEPIYRISHSKGREELNVGKGETIFQGDALMAGFGTTNYYGFKLNVFPFATSIPGYCQLLIGNPPVPKLLANIRKVWRGVYEHPDLHYFLVKQVRLELEQDAPFQLGGDPEGYHKDLDLRVSEFTVDVLDFRRHLQAKV